The Flavobacterium jumunjinense genome includes a region encoding these proteins:
- a CDS encoding EcsC family protein: MTPEEQKLLRQAKSNLENIGLIMSGVNYVGDKLESTINYLPKTAQSKVSKIAQNVLLKVMKTNLLTMHKDKPFKKPKSSIYKTSVTASGIGLGFLGFVGFSADLLFTTKMMMRSILDIARSKGEDIHTTETQLECLTIFALGGTSKEDDSLETSYYAIRMGLRTAIDASSKYITENGLKTAINKLATSAPIMQLITKITTRFKITALEKFAAEGIPIAGAIGAGTLNLVFMNHFQKMAEAHFTIKQLERKYGEEQVKMHYKAIIEE; this comes from the coding sequence ATGACACCCGAAGAACAAAAGCTATTAAGACAGGCAAAAAGCAACCTAGAAAACATAGGTCTCATAATGAGCGGAGTGAACTATGTAGGCGATAAACTAGAAAGCACAATCAATTACCTACCCAAAACAGCTCAATCTAAAGTCTCTAAAATAGCTCAAAATGTTTTATTGAAAGTAATGAAGACCAATTTGCTAACCATGCATAAGGACAAACCTTTTAAAAAACCAAAAAGTAGTATCTATAAAACATCAGTAACCGCTTCTGGCATAGGCTTGGGGTTTTTAGGTTTTGTTGGTTTTTCTGCCGATTTACTCTTTACAACTAAAATGATGATGCGCTCTATTTTAGATATTGCACGTAGCAAAGGGGAAGACATTCATACAACTGAAACGCAATTAGAATGTTTAACTATTTTTGCTTTAGGTGGTACATCAAAAGAAGATGATAGTTTAGAAACGAGTTATTATGCTATACGAATGGGACTAAGAACAGCAATAGATGCCTCTTCAAAATACATAACAGAAAACGGATTAAAAACAGCAATTAATAAATTAGCAACTAGTGCACCAATAATGCAGTTGATAACAAAAATAACGACGCGCTTTAAAATTACAGCATTAGAAAAATTTGCCGCAGAAGGAATACCTATTGCTGGTGCAATAGGTGCTGGCACACTTAACTTAGTCTTTATGAATCATTTTCAAAAAATGGCCGAAGCTCATTTTACCATCAAACAATTAGAAAGAAAATACGGAGAAGAGCAAGTTAAAATGCATTACAAAGCGATTATAGAAGAATAG
- a CDS encoding histone H1 produces MKDLIEKINAEFETFKSESESLIENGVKAAGPRARKSTLELEKLLKEFRKVSIEESKK; encoded by the coding sequence ATGAAAGATTTAATCGAAAAAATCAACGCAGAATTCGAAACATTCAAATCAGAATCGGAATCATTAATTGAGAATGGAGTTAAAGCTGCTGGACCAAGAGCTCGTAAATCAACTTTAGAATTAGAAAAACTATTAAAAGAGTTTAGAAAAGTTTCTATAGAAGAATCTAAGAAATAA